In the genome of Massilia sp. W12, the window GGTGTAGTTGGAGGTGTTATATCTGACATTTTGCATTTTATGTGGTTGATTTGAGTGGATTCATTTGTTAATATACACTTAATTAAAACTGTGTATACACCTTAGCAGGTGTATACTTAACGTTGGTCGAGATAAACACCTCGGTTGCAAAACCGAGACATACATAGGCTAAAAGTGGCGATGTATAAAGTGCAAAAAACATGCTAAAAAGCGAAGCTTGAGCAGAGCGGATGTATAACGCAAGCGTTGATACACACGCCCAGCCCAAACTTCGAAAAAGAGCATGAATTGGAGTGAATTTGGGGGCGCGACGTAAAATGATGACAAATCGAATTGCCGGTGTTTTTCACGCCCAACCCGTCGTTCGAGCACACTCGCCGCACGTGGTGCGGCAAGGTGCTCAACTCCAACGTTAGACGCAGAGTTGCAAAGCATGCCTACTGGAATAGACCTGCTGATATCAGCTTTCGCAAAGTTCCTTGACGCCGGATTTGGTACGGATATGGCGAAGTATGGGCTGTTCGGTTTCTGCTTTGAGCCAGGAGCCCTGCCGACTACCAGCCATGTCGAGCGTGCTTCGGCTTCGGCGGCAATATGGCAACAAAAGATGGGAGGGCGTCCAAATCCTTACAAGGACGTCTTGTCATTCTTCGAGGAAGGTGGTCAGCTCGGTCGTTGGGAGAACAACATCCTCGATGTGTTCTTGGCGAGCGGAGAGAGGTTTGGTGTACCGCTGCAGACGTTCGTCCAACTTGTTTCTAACTATTCGCTAAAGTGTTAGGTGCCTTGAAATGGCCGTGGTCCACCAATGCGAGATGTATCCCGACGAATCGGCCTGGGATGCCATCTATAACGCTATCGAAGAAGGTCGACGGCCTCCTTGGCCGTCGATGAACTTCCACCTCCAAGCTCAGGACACGTCTTTGCCAGGTTGGAGTGCGCTGTTGCAACTTGTCGAGGATGCTGCCCATGATCGTCGAGAGACGTTCTCACCAAAGAAGGCATTGGGGCCGGAACTCTGGGGCCAGGTGATCACGCTGCCTGCTTCCATCGCGTCGCTGAAGCACGTGAGGAAGCTCGATCTATACCGAAGTAGCCTACTCCGGCTCCCGCCGGAGATCGGTAGTATGGAGAACTTGGAGGAATTCGTCCCATACACCTCCTATGGACTCCATTGGTTTCCCTATGAAATCACAAAGTGCAAGCAGCTCCGGGCGAGCACTGTGAGCACAAGGGCACTCTATGGAAACTACAAATACAGGCAACCTGACGTTCCCTCGATATTTCGTCTGCCATCAGATGAATTTTATGCAGCCAGCTTTTCCTGATTTTGCTCACGCTGCCAGCGGTCAAGATACTGAAACGGCGATTGATAGCCCAGAGTTGAATGCTGACGGGTTCGATTATAAAAGACTTCAATATATTCAAAGCTGGCAGCCTTCATTTCAGCATGGCTGGCATAACGCACGCCATGGTATCGCTCATTCTTGAAACTGTTAAACCAGCTCTCGGTCGGTGCGTTGTCCCAGCAGTTTCCTTTGCGACTCATCGAGCACGTCATGCCGTATTCCTTGAGTTTGTCCTGAAAGGCTTGGCTGGCGTATTGGCTGCCGCGATCAGAATGATGCATAACGCCCGCGTCCGGTCGACGGCGAAACCACGCCATCGTCAAAGCGTCAGTCACAATGTCGCTGGTCATGCGCGGCTTGAGCGACCAGCCGATCACCTCCCGATTGAACAGATCCAGCACAATCGCCAGATACAGCCAGCCTTCGTCAGTCCACAAATAGGTGATGTCCGACGTCCAGACCTGGTTAGGGGCTGCCGGAGTGAAATTGCGAGCCAACAGGTTGGCAGCAACCGGCAAACTATGCCTGGAATCCGTGGTGACCTTGTAGCGCCGCTTATGGCGGGCACGGATACCATTGTTTCGCATGAGACGTTCGACGCGTTCTTTGCCAGCGCTGAAGCCTCGTTTGCGCAGTTCTCGCACGATGCGCGGGCTGCCGTAAGCCCCTTTGAGTTCGGCATGAATGGCGCGTATCACTGCAAGCATTTGTGCATCCTTCAAGCGCTTACGCTCAGGCGTGCCGCCACGCTTCCACGCCCGATAGCCGCTGATGCTGACGTCGAGAACGGCGCACATTTCTGTCAGCGCATAGCTCTTGATTTGTCCATCCATCCAGGCGTACTTCACAGGACATCCTTCGCGAAGTACGCCGCTGCTTTTTTTATGATTTCATTCTCCCGCTTCAACCGGACGTTTTCTGCGCGCAGTCTGGAAAGTTCCATCGCTTCCGGCGTCACCACTTTGCCGCCAGCGCCTTTGAGTTTTCCTTCTGCTGCCGCCTTGATCCAATTTCGCAGCGTCTGGTCGCCCAGCCCCAGCTCCCTAACCACGACCGCCACCGATTCACCATCTTGGACGCGTTTGACCGCCAGTTCTTTGAACTCGGTCGTGTATGCTTGTTTCGGTATTTTTTTCATTTCCTGTCTTTCTCAAGTAACGTTATTTTACGTCACCTGTGGCAGACTAAATTTCAGGGGAAGCTCAACCCTTTCCCTCTCTTGAGCCGCCTGTAGTCGAGCTCGTCTCCGGGCATTGCAGCATTTGTGGCGAGCCATTCGATCCAAGCAAAGTCGAGCAACGTTGGATCTCACTCCCGGTCGCTACGGATGTGCTCCCACTGCTTGTCAATGCGTGTTCTATTGCCTGCTTGGCCCAGCTGCCAACTCCAGCAGCAGGCTACGTTGCATGCTCACACAGGGGTGGGTCTTCATTGCAGCAGCCGCCCGTAGAGCCATGAGCAATCCGCAGGCACCTAACCCCTCCGTCAAGGGGGCCTGCCTGCGGCAGGACCCTTACGTCGAACGTTAGGCGTCAAGTCGCTGTTCGCCGTATTGTTCTGGTATATTTCAGCTCTTACCTGCGCCAAAGCCCGTCGCCATTGCTGGCTTGGCATCACGCAGTGCAAGGTTTTTTATTTCCGTCAGCTTTATTTTGCGAGGACGCTTTGGCTGGTTTTCAATTCACGAAGGCTGTTGCCTCATCAAGCAGCCTAACCCATCGTTGCAGCGGATCGCCTGCGGCGCCCGCTGAACTCACACGTTAGGCACTCTTTTCATCGCAAGAACAAACATAGCCCATGTCTGAAATTTACATCAGCACCGACGTTGAAACTGATGGCCCAATACCTGGGCCTCATTCGATGTTGAGCTTTGGTTCTGCTGCTTACACGGCAGACAAAAAATTAGTTTCCACTTTCGAGGCAAACCTAGAAACGCTCCCTGAGGCATCGCCTCATCCGAAAACAGCCGAGTGGTGGGCTACTCAGCCAGAGGCATGGGAAGCCTGTCGAAAGGACACAGTTTCCCCAAGTGACGCTATGAATCGTTACGTCGAATGGCTTAAGTCCTTGCCTGGGCGCCCTGTATTTGTCGCATACCCTGCTGGGTTCGATTTCCTGTTTGTGTATTGGTATCTCATCCGCTTTACGGGAGAAAGTCCGTTTAGTCATTCCGCCCTCGATATGAAGTCATTTGCAATGGCTTTGCTCAAAACAGACTATCGAGAAAGTACAAAGCGAAATATGCCTAAGCATTGGTTCGACAAGCTGCCCCACACTCACGTGGCGCTCGACGATGCTATTGAGCAAGGCGCTCTCTTTTGCAACATGCTGAAAGAAAATCGCGGGGGTGGCCATGTCTAACCCTGCAGTCAAGCGGACCGCCACAAGCTGCGCTTGTGGTTCCCTCCGCGCTACGCGCTCCGGCGTCCGCTTACTTCCACGTTAGGCACACCAGCCGGCACATAGATAACTGAGAGATTCACATGGCAAAAACAACCATAACGATTGGCTCGCGTGCACAGGCAGAAACGCTGTTCACATACCCAAACGATGGACACGAGGCCCAATCTCTTGAGGAGACCATCAAGCACTACGTGTCCGACAGTCTTGACCGTGAGGCTGTCGGCTCTTTTGCTGTCGCTGTTCACATCAAGAACGAAACGGTCACGCTAGAAATCGAGCACATCAGTGCTGACATCATTAGTGCAATTTCCAAACGGTATCGAAAGTTCTTTCAGCTTGGTGCTTCTGGTCATGAAGCTGTTCAAGAGTTTCAAAAGACCGGTAAGTGGAGTGAATCATGGAAATTCCTGCTTCCACTTGGCTTGCCGCTCGAATATGCGAAGGCTGTCGAAATAATGGATTTCCCTCCACTTTCTTTGATAAAAAAACAGGATTACCTCAACTCCAAGACGACAAATCGTTGGTGGGAATTGCTTACGCTCAATGGAGTGCCAAAAGAAGAGCTCGCACGCTATTCATGTATCGTTGATATCGTTCCGGTGGCCGCACCCGCAAGCGATGGCAAGAATCTTGACCAATCTGGCATTTATGAAGGTCCATTCGACAGCTATTCAATCCCACTGCTTGAGCTTTTCTCCGATCAATCTGGCAGTAGCGACCGCCGACCTCTAATTGCTCTTGGGCTGCCGATTAGAAAGTGGATAGAACGCCTATGGGGCACAAGCCTAAATATTCTTGACGTTGCAACAATTAAGATATTTGGAACAGAGAATTCATCTGTTATTGCTTCAAACCACCCAAGTTTCTTTTTTTATGCAGCATCCGCTTACAAAGGAACTCCGGATGCTGACAGAAAGAACCTCGCTGCAGGACTTGCTGTCATGAAGCAAGATATCGTCGCCGCTGCATGGCACGCAGAGATTGGACGAAACCCACAGTCCGATCCAACAGCAACTTTGGCTCAGGTTCGCAACAAATGGGCCAATAGAGAATCGGAACTCCTAGAGCTAGTACGCAAACAGGCCGGCATTCCAAAGCCCCTGGCGATAGAGCTAGAAATCGCCGAACTCCGTGACTTCGAGCCAACCCCCGAAGAACTTCAAAGACTTGAGATGGAGTTTCACGAAGGTATTGGAGTTTCTAATGCAGAGTAGGTTGTGCCTAACAAATCGTTCCAGCGGACTGCCTCTGGCAGCCGCTGAACTCAAACGTTATCCATCACAGGAGGCTATGAAGTGAAGGTGTTTATTAGTTGGTCAGGGGCTCGAAGCAAGTTCGTGGCTGAGGTGCTTAGGTCATGGCTTCCTAAAGTCATTCAATCTGTGAAGCCTTGGATGTCGGAAGAAGATATATCGGCTGGATCGAGATGGTCGAACGACGTATCGAAGGAACTTTCGCACTCTAACTTCGGAATCATCTGCGTAACTCCTGAGAATCAGGCGAACCCGTGGCTGCTTTTTGAGGCTGGTGCCCTATCGAAAACACTCGACGAAAGCTATGTATGCCCGTTGTTGTTTGACATGTCGCCGGGGCAACTTGCCGGCCCACTGTCGCAATTCCAAGCGTCCCAAATTGACCAAGTAGGTGCACTCAAATTGCTTGTGACGATGAACAAAGCGTTGGGCACATCGCAATTGAATGCAGAAGATCTGGAAGAGATATTCAAAGTGTGGTGGCCACGCCTTGACCAACGACTTAAAGATGCACCGGCTGGTTCAGGTGATAAGCAGGTAAAGAGGGGGGTGGAGGATTTGCTAGAAGAAGTGGTTGAAAACACTCGAGAGCAACTTAGAAGGGAGAACTTGCGCATGGAGCACAGCAAAGAAAAGGACGCAAGGCTCGACAGTCTGTTGGACATGATGGATTCATCAATGGCCGCAATGAAGAATGCGCAGAAGATTCCGCAAATGATTGCCCGCTTCATTGGGGCGCGGGAGCCTTCCTCGCCAGAAGAACTGGCAATTTCGCAATTGGTGCGCTCGCTCCCCTCTATGGACATGGAGGGTATGGCCAACGTAGTGGCACAAATGCAGGAATTGAAAGTACGTGAGCAACGATTCACGGATGAACTATTGAATAAGCCTGCTGAAGGAAACGGTGCGGTCGCAAGTAATGGATAACATTTCCTTCCAGCGGACTGCCTTCGGCAGCCGCTGAAGTCAGGCGTTAGGCGTCGCCAATTCTCAGAAGCTCCACATCAACGTTGAGGGAAATGATGTCCGCAATTCATTTGATCGAGAAGGCGGGAACGGCTCAGGGCCTGAAACCAGTCGATTTCAAAGCAGGTCTTTGGGAAAGCGGCTACTGGAAAGTAGCCACAGACACCGCGGAGAAGCTGATCGGCGGTCACATATTCCTCCACTCAAGTTGGTCAGAGCCATCGCATTTCGGAGGTCAGATCAGCGCCTTCTCCATACACCGTTCTCCTGGAACCAAAGAAGATGGTCGGATCATCTTCAAGTTCACGTCTCTGCCAGAAGGCAAGGGAGTGAAAGCACCGGATGGCGCGGCGGGCGAGAAGCGGATTGCCTGGTAGAAGAAGTGCAATACAACTTCTGCGGCCTGCTACCAGCGCCGCCTAACCCTTCCATCGAGAGGACTCGCCCCGGCAAGCCGGGTCGAGCCTCTCATGTCAAACGTTAGAGCTCCCTACTTGAACACGTCCGACCCCAAAGACGCCATCCGCCGCCGGCTGTTTCTCGAAGCCGTTCGCAATGGCAATCGTGATCCAAAACATGGATTCAGGCTTTGCCCTGCGTGTAGCGGCCGAGGTTCAGTTTGCATCGAGCGAATCGAAAGTGGTCGTCACACTGCTGCATTCGAGGTCTGCGCAGAATGCAACGGTGAAACCATTGTCCCTGTCGATTGACCGGCTCATGAAAACATCTCGCGTTCAACGGCCGCGCTCTAACAAGGCAGTCAACCGGACACCCAAATGCTGCGCATTTGGGTTCCCTTCGCTGGCGCTCCGGTGCCGGTTACTTCCACGTTAGGCGTCAAGTCGCTGTTCGCCGTATTGTTCTGGTATATTTCAGCTCTTACCTGCGCCAAAGCCCGTCGCCATTGCTGGCTTGGCATCACGCAGTGCAAGGGTTTTTATCTCCGTCAGCTTTATTTTGCGAGGGCGCTTTGGCTGGTTTTCAATTCACAAAGGCTGTTGCCTTATCAAGCAGCCTAACCCGTCATTCCAGCGGATCGCCTGCGGCGCCCGCTGAACTCACACCTTAGACGACATGACCGAAGCTGACTACATTTCCGAGATCGAAAGGCGTTGGCCCTCCCGTTGCCCCGGCGAGCCAACGCGAGAGACCATTCATCTTACGAAAAAAGCTGTCGAAATCTTCCCAAAGTCAGCGAAATTGTGGGTCATGCGCGGGAATTTGCTCCAACTTATCGACTTTGAATGCGATATTCCATTGGGAGAGTCAGAGTATTGCTACCGGCAGGCCATAGCAGCAGACCATTTTTTTGCCGAGGCGTATGAAGAAATGGGCTACTTCCTAGACGTAATCATGGGCAAACCGAGAAAAGCCAAGCGTTTCTTTGACAAAGCACGCAGGCTAAAAAGATCGCGGCAAAAATACAACCGTGTAATTGCCGCCTAACACTTCAATCAACCGGACGCCGCTTACTTCCAACGTTAGGCGCTATGGCCCGCCATCTCGCAAATGATGAACTCCGCGCTGAGCTTCTGCCAAGCGTCGGGGATCATTCGGCCATCTTTCGATTTGCAATGCTCTTCAATGGCTACGAGTACTTTGGCTCGCTTGAAGAGGCGTCCGCTCAAGCCCGCAAGAAACAACGGGATAACCTGACAGCACTCCGCAATGAGCTATTCATCGCATCACGCCGTTCGCGCCACCAAGACTCTACCAAGTTCGCTGATCTTTATCGGGAGCTTTTCCCGCTATTGCAGGCAGCCATCAAGTCGGTTAAGTATGAGGCCTAACTGCTCGCTCAAGCGTTGGACGCCAAGCAGACAACGCATGGCAGGCATTCGCCGATACCACACCGAACCCAATCACAAACCACATTAAGGCAATGCTGTTGGCAGAATGGAGTGAGTTCGTGAGAGTGTCTGAGCAAGCTAGCGCGGCAGCCTGCCTGAAGAGCATGAAATCCAGTCGTGTTGGCGCCCAACCATTCGCGGCAGGCGCGACGGCTCTGGCGGGCCGCAGCCTGGACTCAAACCTTAGGCGTTGTTCCGATTTGTCGTGCCGCCGGTTGCAATTTTTTCGCTGAGTTTGCGGCAATTTTCAGGTTTCGCAATCAGCAGGCGAGCGATACCATGGCGTGCGTTATGCCAGCCATGCTGAAATGAAGGCTGCCAGCTTTGAATATATGAAGTCTTTTATAATCGAACCCGTCAGCATTCAACTCTGGGCTATCAATCGCCGTTTCAGTATCCTGAGCGCTGGCAGCGTGAGCAAAATCAGGAAAAGCTGGCTGTATGAAATTCATCTGATGGCAGACGAAATATCGAGGGAACCTCACTTTCCTGTCTTGCTACAATCCCCCCACCCCTCCAGCGAAAGGAATGCCTATGCTGCCCGTCCCGCCTCTGCCTGCCGCCGCTGCCCGTCATGGCGCGGAGTTGGTGAAAATCCATGCGTTTTTGTATCACATCGGCCTGCGGCTGGAACAAAAAGCGCTCGGCGATGACTGTTTTTTGCCCGGCTTGGAACTCGGGCCGGGGGTGGTGTATGTGGATTATGACAAGCTGTGCTGGCCGGGCGATATCCTGCATGAGGCCGGACATCTGGCGGTGACGCCGGCCAGCCAGCGCGCGGCAGTCGGCAGCGCTGCGCTGGAACTGCCCTGGCCGACCCAGGGCGAGGAAATCGGCGCCCTGCTCTGGAGTTACGCCGCCCTGCGGCATCTCGATCTGACCCCGGAGTATGTGTTTCATGCGGATGGCTATAAGGGCGACGCCGGCTGGCTGGCGGAACAATTCTGCAGCGGTAATTATATCGGCATGCCGATTCTGGAATGGGCCGGGCTGTCCCTCTCGCCAGAGCGGGCGCAGGCAGAAGGCAAACCGGCCTTTCCGCAGATGCTGCAATGGCTGCGTGATTAAGCGGCGCTGCTATACTGCGCCCTTTCCCCTCTGTAAGCTCAGACCATGGACCCGCTGCTGCGCAAGCTTGATTTGAATCTGCTCAAGGTCTTCGATTTGCTGTATGACACCGGCTCCGTGTCGGATACCGCGAACCTGCTGTGCATCAGCCAATCCGCCGCCAGCCATTCTTTACGCCGCCTGCGCCTGGTGCTGGACGATCCTTTGTTTGTCAACAGCCGCCAGGGCATGTCCCCCACAAAATTGGCGCAACAGCTGATGCCTGGCATACGTCAGGCCCTGGCGACGCTGCAGCACAGCTTGAATTTCGACCACGATTTTCAGCCAGCCGCCAGCCGCCGCTGCTTCACCCTGTACGCCAGCGAATATGTGGAATTGCTCTTGCTGCCGCCCTTGCTGACCTTGCTGCGTCAGCAAGCGCCACATTGCAGCCTGGAAGTGCGCCGCCTGCAAAACCGGATTCCCGCCGCTGAATTGGAACAGGGCAGTGCGGATCTGGCGATCAGCTATGCCGGTTGTTTTGAATTGCATCCCAATCTCTGCCAGGAAGCCTTGCTGCAAGAAGAATTGTGCTGCGTGCTGGATGCGGCTGATGCGCTGGCGGCTGATCAGCTGGATTTGCCGGCCTATCTGGCATTGCCGCATATCTATCCCGCCCCCTGGGGCGACAGCAGCAATCTGGTGGACGCCTGGCTGGCGCGCCAAGGCCAGCAGCGCTGCATCCGCCTGAGCACGCAAAATTATCTGGCAGCCGCCTTGGCCCTGCCCGGCAGCGGCGCGCTGCTGACCATGCCGCGCCGTCTGGCGCAAGCGATGGGCGCCTGGCTGCCTTTGCGCATCCTGCCGGCGCCGCCCGGCTTACCCGGATTCACCCTGGAAATTCTGAGCGCGCGCCAGTTTCACGCCAGCGCGCCGAATCGCTGGTTGCGCGCCTGTTTGCAGCAAGTTGCGGCCAGCTTATAAATCAGGCGCTGCGCACGCGCGCCAGCAAAAGCGGGGCCAATAATGACAGCGCCACCCCGGGCAAGGCCGCGCCCGGCGCCGGGCGTTGCCAGAACAGGAAATTCAACAACAGCACCAGGGCCGGCGTTAAATA includes:
- a CDS encoding LysR substrate-binding domain-containing protein; protein product: MDPLLRKLDLNLLKVFDLLYDTGSVSDTANLLCISQSAASHSLRRLRLVLDDPLFVNSRQGMSPTKLAQQLMPGIRQALATLQHSLNFDHDFQPAASRRCFTLYASEYVELLLLPPLLTLLRQQAPHCSLEVRRLQNRIPAAELEQGSADLAISYAGCFELHPNLCQEALLQEELCCVLDAADALAADQLDLPAYLALPHIYPAPWGDSSNLVDAWLARQGQQRCIRLSTQNYLAAALALPGSGALLTMPRRLAQAMGAWLPLRILPAPPGLPGFTLEILSARQFHASAPNRWLRACLQQVAASL
- a CDS encoding IS3 family transposase (programmed frameshift), which produces MKKIPKQAYTTEFKELAVKRVQDGESVAVVVRELGLGDQTLRNWIKAAAEGKLKGAGGKVVTPEAMELSRLRAENVRLKRENEINKKSSGVLREGCPVKYAWMDGQIKSYALTEMCAVLDVSISGYRAWKRGGTPERKRLKDAQMLAVIRAIHAELKGAYGSPRIVRELRKRGFSAGKERVERLMRNNGIRARHKRRYKVTTDSRHSLPVAANLLARNFTPAAPNQVWTSDITYLWTDEGWLYLAIVLDLFNREVIGWSLKPRMTSDIVTDALTMAWFRRRPDAGVMHHSDRGSQYASQAFQDKLKEYGMTCSMSRKGNCWDNAPTESWFNSFKNERYHGVRYASHAEMKAASFEYIEVFYNRTRQHSTLGYQSPFQYLDRWQREQNQEKLAA
- a CDS encoding exonuclease, coding for MSEIYISTDVETDGPIPGPHSMLSFGSAAYTADKKLVSTFEANLETLPEASPHPKTAEWWATQPEAWEACRKDTVSPSDAMNRYVEWLKSLPGRPVFVAYPAGFDFLFVYWYLIRFTGESPFSHSALDMKSFAMALLKTDYRESTKRNMPKHWFDKLPHTHVALDDAIEQGALFCNMLKENRGGGHV
- a CDS encoding TIR domain-containing protein is translated as MFISWSGARSKFVAEVLRSWLPKVIQSVKPWMSEEDISAGSRWSNDVSKELSHSNFGIICVTPENQANPWLLFEAGALSKTLDESYVCPLLFDMSPGQLAGPLSQFQASQIDQVGALKLLVTMNKALGTSQLNAEDLEEIFKVWWPRLDQRLKDAPAGSGDKQVKRGVEDLLEEVVENTREQLRRENLRMEHSKEKDARLDSLLDMMDSSMAAMKNAQKIPQMIARFIGAREPSSPEELAISQLVRSLPSMDMEGMANVVAQMQELKVREQRFTDELLNKPAEGNGAVASNG